The following proteins are encoded in a genomic region of Bosea beijingensis:
- a CDS encoding ABC transporter substrate-binding protein — protein MNKRTTALLLALAAGFAASEAAADTLRSRLNTDIRSINPGVNRDDSTDGVVLHMVEGLVANSANGTPKPLLAETIDTSPDGLTYTFKLRKGVKFHDGSTLTAEDVVWNWRRYMDPKTGWLCTGEYNGANGLKAEIAAPDADTVVFTLNQPSSVFLAGIARSQCGQTAIIARSSVNPDGSFKTPVGTGPFKFGEWRRGEYIRLDRFADYTDRGGPADGYVGGKKPLVDAVQFVVVPDDATAKAALMSGKIDILASVSAPDVPELKAKPDLVVTTAPTMMFSTILLQTRDPLLSNVKMRQAIAAALDFRQIAQSVTDGLVPANASIVATASRYYSSTQQRGFAYDPAKAARLLKEAGYAGQRIVLMANKNERDTYETAVIAQSMLQAAGLNVDLEIVXLMANKNERDTYETAVIAQSMLQAAGLNVDLEIVEWATQLDRYSKGNYQMQSFSYSARYDPALAYSAVIGSKDVRPNRIWDDAQAEDLLRKIVATTKEDERQALFDKLHGLFLEQAPFLMLFNGVEVSAASKRVRGFAASTMPKPRLWEVSVSR, from the coding sequence ATGAACAAGCGAACCACCGCTCTTCTGCTGGCGCTCGCCGCCGGCTTTGCTGCGTCCGAGGCTGCGGCCGATACGCTCCGCAGCCGGCTCAACACCGATATCCGCAGCATCAATCCCGGCGTGAACCGGGACGATTCGACGGATGGCGTCGTCCTGCACATGGTGGAGGGGCTGGTGGCCAACTCCGCGAACGGCACGCCGAAGCCGCTTCTGGCGGAGACGATCGACACCTCGCCGGACGGTCTGACCTACACATTCAAGCTGCGAAAGGGCGTCAAGTTTCACGACGGCTCGACGTTGACCGCCGAGGACGTGGTCTGGAACTGGCGCCGCTATATGGACCCGAAGACCGGCTGGCTCTGCACTGGCGAATATAACGGCGCCAACGGTCTTAAGGCCGAAATCGCGGCGCCCGACGCGGACACGGTGGTCTTCACCCTGAACCAGCCGAGCTCCGTATTCCTGGCGGGGATCGCGCGCAGCCAATGCGGCCAGACCGCCATCATCGCGCGCTCCTCGGTCAATCCTGACGGCTCGTTCAAGACACCAGTCGGCACAGGGCCGTTCAAGTTCGGCGAATGGCGCCGCGGCGAGTATATCCGGCTCGATCGCTTCGCCGATTACACGGATCGCGGCGGCCCGGCCGACGGCTATGTCGGCGGGAAGAAGCCTCTGGTCGATGCGGTTCAGTTCGTGGTCGTTCCAGACGATGCGACGGCAAAGGCCGCGCTGATGAGCGGCAAGATCGACATCCTCGCATCGGTCAGTGCTCCCGATGTGCCCGAGCTGAAGGCCAAGCCCGATCTCGTGGTGACCACGGCTCCGACGATGATGTTCAGCACGATCCTGCTGCAGACGCGCGATCCGCTCCTGTCCAACGTCAAGATGCGCCAGGCGATCGCCGCCGCTCTCGATTTCCGCCAGATCGCGCAATCCGTGACGGACGGGCTCGTTCCCGCGAACGCCTCCATCGTTGCGACCGCATCGCGCTACTATTCGAGCACCCAGCAACGCGGCTTTGCCTACGATCCGGCCAAGGCCGCCCGCCTGCTCAAGGAAGCCGGCTATGCCGGCCAGCGCATCGTGCTGATGGCGAACAAGAACGAGCGCGACACCTACGAGACGGCCGTGATCGCCCAGTCGATGCTGCAGGCCGCAGGCCTGAATGTGGACCTCGAGATCGTCNTGCTGATGGCGAACAAGAACGAGCGCGACACCTACGAGACGGCCGTGATCGCCCAGTCGATGCTGCAGGCCGCAGGCCTGAATGTGGACCTCGAGATCGTCGAATGGGCGACGCAGCTCGACCGCTACAGCAAGGGCAACTACCAGATGCAGTCCTTCTCCTATTCGGCGCGCTACGACCCCGCTTTGGCCTACTCGGCCGTGATCGGCTCGAAGGATGTGCGCCCCAACCGCATCTGGGACGATGCCCAAGCGGAAGACCTGCTGCGCAAGATCGTCGCCACGACCAAGGAAGACGAGCGGCAGGCGCTGTTCGACAAGCTCCACGGACTCTTCCTCGAACAGGCGCCCTTCCTGATGCTGTTCAACGGCGTCGAGGTCTCCGCAGCCTCGAAGCGCGTCAGGGGCTTCGCCGCCTCGACCATGCCGAAGCCACGCCTCTGGGAAGTCAGCGTCTCCAGGTGA
- a CDS encoding C45 family autoproteolytic acyltransferase/hydolase → MTHTPFPLVSISGTPRERGRQYGEIARDRVRRSIALYGGQLGEFGCSAAEQADLIMPFANEIEAFGAHYIEEMRGIAEGAGVSLQDVVLVNARTEVIARARLDKNRPRRELDEADDGCTGLIVMPERSATGELVHAQNWDWRADCAETGIVLRVQQPDGPDFLTFVEAGGLARSGLNAAGIAITANYLDSERDYRQFGVPLSLIRRKVLEQNHLAFAIKAVAATPKTCSNNMMLSVATGFAINFECAPDEAFSLYPADGLIVHANHWVSPIALAKLRETGLANVPESVYRDWRVKRLLDQTGSSLTVADVKSALFDDFGTPYSVCRPPRPGLRDANLSATVAMVVMQPAAGIMEVAPLPALNREFTRYSLA, encoded by the coding sequence ATGACCCACACTCCCTTTCCTCTCGTCTCGATCTCCGGCACGCCGCGCGAGCGCGGACGCCAATATGGCGAGATCGCCCGCGATCGCGTCAGGCGCAGCATCGCGCTCTATGGCGGCCAGCTCGGCGAATTCGGCTGCTCGGCTGCGGAGCAGGCCGATCTCATCATGCCTTTCGCCAATGAGATCGAGGCCTTCGGCGCCCATTACATCGAGGAGATGCGCGGCATCGCGGAAGGAGCAGGCGTCTCGCTGCAGGACGTCGTTCTCGTCAATGCGCGTACTGAAGTGATCGCCCGGGCAAGACTGGACAAGAACCGCCCGCGCCGCGAGCTCGACGAGGCGGATGATGGCTGTACCGGCCTGATCGTCATGCCCGAGCGCAGTGCGACGGGCGAGCTCGTCCATGCCCAGAACTGGGATTGGCGCGCCGATTGTGCCGAGACCGGCATCGTGCTCCGCGTGCAGCAGCCGGACGGCCCGGATTTCCTAACCTTCGTCGAGGCCGGCGGTCTGGCGCGCTCGGGTCTCAACGCGGCGGGCATCGCCATCACCGCCAATTATCTCGACAGCGAGCGCGACTACCGCCAGTTCGGCGTGCCGCTCAGCCTGATCCGCCGGAAGGTGCTCGAACAGAACCATCTCGCTTTCGCGATCAAGGCCGTCGCGGCGACGCCGAAAACCTGCTCGAACAACATGATGCTATCGGTTGCCACCGGCTTCGCGATCAATTTCGAGTGCGCGCCGGACGAGGCCTTCTCGCTTTACCCCGCGGACGGTTTGATCGTTCACGCGAACCATTGGGTCAGCCCGATCGCGCTGGCAAAGCTTCGGGAAACCGGACTCGCGAATGTCCCGGAGAGCGTCTACCGCGACTGGCGCGTCAAGAGACTGCTCGACCAGACAGGCAGCAGCCTGACGGTGGCGGACGTCAAATCGGCTCTCTTCGACGATTTCGGCACGCCCTACAGTGTCTGCCGTCCACCTCGCCCCGGCCTGCGCGACGCCAACCTGTCCGCCACGGTCGCGATGGTGGTGATGCAGCCGGCTGCGGGGATCATGGAAGTGGCTCCCCTGCCGGCGCTCAATCGGGAGTTCACACGCTACAGCCTGGCATAA
- a CDS encoding alpha/beta hydrolase, whose amino-acid sequence MRKGHGKNISYYLLGRTALAACQVDQRFSYCCYLPESYEETGTRRYPLAVLVHGSGRNADILRDQFIDFAEANQCALLAPLFPCGIEEPGDTHNYKRILYRGIRYDQILLSMIEEVAGIYRLETDKLLMHGFSGGGQFAHRFFYLYPERLSAVSIGAPGVVTLPDPDKPWWRGTSGMKEIFGREPDLAAMRKVAVQMVVGGDDIETWDVTVAPGSPNWVEGINETGQTRVERLRSLEKAFQNLEIPVRFDVVPGVEHTGHLVHPPVKDFFTEALRNQSPT is encoded by the coding sequence ATGCGCAAGGGCCACGGAAAGAATATCTCTTATTACCTGCTCGGCCGCACGGCGCTTGCCGCCTGCCAGGTCGACCAGCGTTTCTCCTATTGCTGCTATCTGCCCGAGAGCTACGAGGAGACCGGCACGCGGCGCTATCCGCTCGCGGTGCTCGTCCATGGCAGCGGTCGCAATGCCGATATCCTGCGCGATCAGTTCATCGATTTCGCCGAGGCCAACCAGTGCGCGCTCCTGGCCCCGCTGTTTCCCTGCGGAATCGAGGAACCCGGCGACACCCATAACTACAAGCGCATCCTCTATCGTGGCATCCGCTACGACCAGATCCTGCTGTCGATGATCGAGGAAGTGGCCGGCATCTACCGGCTCGAGACCGATAAACTCCTGATGCACGGCTTCTCGGGCGGCGGCCAGTTCGCGCACCGCTTCTTCTACCTCTATCCCGAGCGGCTTTCCGCCGTGTCGATCGGTGCGCCGGGCGTGGTGACCTTGCCGGACCCGGACAAGCCGTGGTGGCGCGGCACCAGCGGCATGAAGGAGATTTTCGGGCGCGAGCCCGATCTCGCCGCCATGCGCAAGGTCGCGGTGCAGATGGTCGTCGGCGGCGACGATATCGAGACCTGGGACGTGACGGTGGCGCCAGGCTCCCCCAACTGGGTAGAGGGGATCAACGAAACCGGGCAGACGCGCGTCGAGCGCCTGCGCTCGCTCGAAAAGGCGTTCCAGAATCTGGAGATACCGGTGCGCTTCGATGTCGTGCCCGGCGTCGAGCATACCGGACATCTGGTTCATCCGCCGGTGAAGGACTTCTTCACCGAAGCATTGCGCAACCAGTCGCCGACATAA
- a CDS encoding aspartate aminotransferase family protein, which translates to MPFTANRRFKSAPRLFVGAEGNYYLSSDGRRILDGMAGLWCVNAGHGHPRIREAIKAQADGLDYVSCFQMGHPEAFTLANRMVGMLPDGLDHVLFSNSGSEAVDTALKVALAYHRQRGEGGRYRLIGRARGYHGMGFGGLSVAGISRHRRDFGPLLPGTAHLPHTLDLARNAFSRGEPEHGVELADDLERLVQIHDASTIAAVIVEPVAGSTGVLPPPKGYLKRLREICDKHGILLIFDEVISGFGRLGASCAAEAFGVTPDMITCAKGLTNGAVPMGATVVGKHIYDAFMTGPEAAIELFHGYTYSGHPLACAAGLATLQVYEEEGLFERTRKIAEHWEQAAHALKGAPHVVDIRNIGLVAAIEFAPRPGSPGQRSAECAEACYQDGVLVRAGADLIVLSPPLTIEPDEIDRIFASIRKALDAIA; encoded by the coding sequence ATGCCCTTCACCGCGAACCGCCGCTTCAAGAGCGCGCCGCGGCTCTTCGTCGGGGCGGAAGGCAATTACTATCTCTCTTCGGACGGGCGCCGCATCCTCGACGGCATGGCCGGACTGTGGTGCGTCAATGCCGGCCATGGCCACCCGCGCATCCGCGAGGCGATCAAGGCCCAGGCCGACGGGCTCGACTATGTCTCCTGTTTCCAGATGGGACATCCTGAGGCCTTCACGCTGGCGAACCGCATGGTCGGCATGCTGCCCGATGGGCTCGACCACGTGCTGTTCTCGAATTCCGGGTCGGAAGCCGTCGACACCGCGCTGAAAGTCGCGCTCGCCTATCATCGCCAGCGCGGCGAGGGCGGCCGCTACCGCCTGATCGGCCGCGCGCGCGGCTATCACGGCATGGGCTTCGGCGGCCTGTCGGTCGCCGGCATCAGCCGCCACCGCCGCGATTTCGGCCCGCTGTTGCCCGGTACCGCACATTTGCCGCATACGCTCGACCTCGCGCGCAATGCCTTCTCGCGCGGCGAGCCGGAGCATGGCGTCGAACTCGCCGACGATCTGGAGCGGCTCGTCCAGATCCACGACGCCTCGACCATCGCCGCCGTGATCGTCGAACCCGTCGCTGGCTCGACCGGCGTGTTGCCGCCGCCGAAAGGCTATCTCAAGCGCCTGCGCGAAATCTGCGACAAGCACGGCATCCTCTTGATCTTCGACGAAGTGATCTCCGGCTTCGGGCGGCTCGGTGCCTCCTGCGCGGCCGAGGCCTTTGGCGTGACGCCGGACATGATCACCTGCGCCAAGGGCCTGACCAACGGCGCCGTTCCGATGGGCGCGACCGTCGTCGGCAAGCATATCTACGACGCCTTCATGACCGGGCCGGAAGCCGCGATCGAACTGTTCCACGGCTATACCTATTCCGGCCATCCGCTGGCCTGCGCCGCCGGGCTGGCCACGCTGCAGGTCTATGAAGAGGAAGGCCTCTTCGAGCGGACCCGGAAGATTGCCGAACATTGGGAGCAGGCGGCACATGCGCTGAAGGGCGCACCGCATGTCGTCGACATCCGCAATATCGGCCTCGTCGCCGCGATCGAGTTCGCGCCCCGGCCCGGCAGTCCCGGCCAGCGCAGCGCCGAATGTGCCGAGGCCTGCTATCAGGACGGCGTGCTCGTCCGGGCCGGCGCCGATCTCATCGTGCTCTCGCCGCCGCTGACCATCGAGCCCGACGAGATCGATCGGATCTTCGCCAGCATCCGCAAGGCGCTCGACGCCATCGCCTGA
- a CDS encoding GntR family transcriptional regulator, with product MMRNGRRDLRARPCPKRAAALERHCSFGASRCTEKRNSTKNSTIATGPSMSLGELGRKRSSLHLSLARRIVALAAEQGWPAGYHLRETEIARAFEVSRTPARAALRLLAEQGVVEARANQGFFLVSENAELAAAEQSLPAAREENVIHAILRDREAGRLPEHLIETELQEAYRIGPSALRKVLLQLAEDGLIKRRKGHGWSFVPSLSSNQAREESYRFRMIIECMGLLEPSFRVDQVQFDRCRAAHEAFIADIARPPAAERFFEINAGFHAMLAACSGNRFLQQAMENQNALRRLTEYADYGALDADALLKSCQEHLAILDALEHGDPNWAAILMRQHLTRPMRPR from the coding sequence ATGATGCGGAACGGTCGACGTGATCTGCGCGCCCGGCCTTGTCCCAAGCGCGCCGCCGCTCTGGAGCGCCATTGCAGCTTCGGGGCAAGTCGATGTACAGAAAAGCGTAATAGTACAAAAAACTCTACCATCGCGACAGGACCCTCGATGAGCCTCGGCGAACTCGGCAGGAAGCGCAGCAGTCTCCACCTTTCCCTGGCAAGACGGATCGTCGCCCTTGCCGCTGAGCAGGGGTGGCCGGCCGGATACCATCTGCGAGAGACGGAGATCGCGCGCGCTTTCGAGGTGTCCCGCACTCCGGCGCGGGCTGCCCTTCGCCTGCTGGCCGAGCAGGGCGTCGTCGAGGCGCGCGCCAATCAGGGCTTCTTTCTGGTCAGCGAGAATGCCGAGCTCGCCGCGGCCGAGCAGTCTCTTCCGGCGGCGCGCGAGGAGAACGTCATCCACGCCATCCTGCGCGATCGTGAGGCAGGTCGTCTTCCCGAGCATCTCATCGAGACGGAGCTTCAGGAGGCGTACCGGATCGGCCCGAGCGCCCTCAGGAAGGTTCTGCTCCAGCTCGCGGAAGACGGCCTGATCAAGCGCCGCAAGGGGCATGGCTGGAGCTTCGTGCCCTCGCTTTCGTCGAATCAGGCGCGCGAGGAAAGCTACCGCTTTCGCATGATCATCGAGTGCATGGGCCTGCTGGAGCCCAGCTTTCGGGTCGATCAGGTCCAATTCGACCGCTGCCGCGCCGCCCACGAGGCCTTCATCGCGGATATCGCCCGCCCCCCGGCTGCCGAGCGCTTCTTCGAGATCAATGCCGGCTTCCATGCCATGCTCGCGGCCTGCTCGGGCAATCGCTTCCTGCAGCAGGCCATGGAGAACCAGAACGCCCTGCGGCGCCTGACCGAATATGCCGATTACGGCGCGCTCGACGCGGATGCCCTGCTGAAGTCCTGCCAGGAGCACCTGGCGATCCTCGACGCTCTGGAGCATGGCGACCCAAATTGGGCGGCCATCCTGATGCGTCAGCACCTGACCCGCCCGATGCGCCCGCGATAG
- a CDS encoding LysR family transcriptional regulator, whose amino-acid sequence MEWSLDQLRQFVTAAECGSFSAAARKLGRAQSAVSTAIALFEIDLGVELFDRSRRNALLTGAGRLLLLEAKEVLRQAEELGQRAHFLAHGDDAKVALALDEALPRPAVNRLILELSTRYPMMELTLLNGTPAEVTDYVDQERAELAIHFDRGPLRAGFDGRHIGTVAQGVFVAAGHALLGRQPVARRDLARYRQLLIHADDVEPVAYSPRVWRSDSFYNIAEMVADDLGWAILPTNIAAAANGSRPLRSVHCPFLALPPLSVRMLWRQGRPLRPSETWVEQRFSELLRDDAERST is encoded by the coding sequence ATGGAATGGTCCCTGGATCAACTGCGGCAATTCGTGACGGCGGCGGAATGCGGCTCGTTCAGCGCTGCCGCGCGCAAGCTCGGCCGGGCGCAATCGGCAGTCAGCACCGCGATCGCGCTGTTCGAGATCGACCTGGGCGTGGAGCTGTTCGATCGGTCCCGGCGCAATGCCCTGCTGACCGGTGCCGGCCGGCTGCTGCTGCTCGAAGCGAAGGAGGTCCTGCGCCAGGCCGAGGAGCTGGGCCAGCGCGCCCATTTCCTGGCCCATGGCGATGATGCGAAAGTCGCCCTGGCGCTGGACGAGGCCTTGCCTCGCCCTGCCGTGAACAGGCTGATCCTGGAGCTGTCGACACGCTACCCGATGATGGAGCTGACGCTGCTCAACGGCACGCCGGCAGAGGTCACGGATTACGTCGACCAGGAGCGCGCCGAGCTTGCCATCCATTTCGACCGAGGGCCGTTGCGCGCCGGGTTCGACGGGCGTCATATCGGCACCGTCGCGCAGGGCGTTTTTGTCGCTGCCGGGCACGCGCTGCTCGGTCGGCAACCGGTCGCGCGCCGGGACCTGGCGCGCTATCGCCAGCTCCTGATCCATGCCGACGACGTCGAGCCGGTCGCGTACAGCCCCAGGGTGTGGCGCTCGGACAGCTTCTACAATATCGCCGAGATGGTGGCGGACGATCTGGGCTGGGCAATCCTGCCGACCAATATCGCGGCGGCAGCGAATGGCTCCAGGCCGCTTCGTTCGGTGCATTGCCCTTTCCTGGCCCTGCCGCCGCTCTCGGTGCGGATGCTCTGGCGCCAGGGACGGCCACTGCGTCCCTCGGAGACATGGGTGGAACAGCGCTTCAGCGAATTGCTTCGCGATGATGCGGAACGGTCGACGTGA
- a CDS encoding DMT family transporter: protein MGWRPWLFLFAAVGTELIGVTMMKVMAEGSGPYAIALVYVSMAASFFFLSLAVKVLPIAIAYATWETVGLIAVTAISYRFFGETLSWPKLGGIGLLVLGVVLVNAGAPEEEA, encoded by the coding sequence ATGGGCTGGCGTCCGTGGCTATTCCTTTTTGCAGCGGTCGGCACCGAGCTGATCGGCGTCACGATGATGAAGGTGATGGCAGAGGGGAGCGGGCCTTATGCGATCGCTCTTGTCTATGTCTCGATGGCAGCGAGCTTCTTCTTCCTGTCCCTCGCCGTGAAGGTCCTTCCCATCGCCATCGCCTACGCCACCTGGGAAACCGTTGGCCTGATCGCGGTTACGGCCATCAGCTACCGGTTTTTCGGCGAGACCTTGAGCTGGCCGAAGCTGGGAGGGATCGGATTGCTGGTCCTCGGTGTCGTGCTGGTCAATGCCGGCGCGCCGGAAGAGGAAGCGTGA
- the mdtI gene encoding multidrug/spermidine efflux SMR transporter subunit MdtI: MQNTQLAHILWMLGAIGLEVAANVFIKLSDGFRRLTVGLLGIACILLSVTALSQAIRGIDLSIAYALWGGAGIILTALAAFVLFRQRLTSAGWIGVGFVVAGIGLLKLA; encoded by the coding sequence ATGCAGAACACCCAGCTTGCCCATATCCTCTGGATGCTCGGCGCCATCGGGCTGGAGGTCGCGGCCAACGTCTTCATCAAGCTGTCCGACGGCTTCCGGCGGCTGACTGTCGGGCTCCTCGGAATCGCGTGCATCCTGCTGTCCGTGACGGCGCTCTCTCAGGCGATCCGCGGGATCGACCTGTCGATCGCCTACGCGCTGTGGGGTGGAGCCGGCATCATCCTCACGGCCCTGGCGGCGTTCGTGCTCTTCCGGCAGAGGCTGACGAGTGCGGGATGGATCGGTGTCGGCTTTGTGGTCGCAGGTATTGGGCTGCTGAAGCTGGCCTGA